The sequence below is a genomic window from Spirochaeta cellobiosiphila DSM 17781.
ATACCTATGTTTATTAATATTCCTTTAGTTACAACTATTCACGATGTGATTTATTTAGATTTAATGTTTGAAAGTAATGGCTTTTTTGGGTATTGGTTAAGGAGATTTTTTCTTAGTTTAGCAATTAAGAAATCAAAGCACATTTTTACAGTTTCAAAATTTTCTGAAAGCAGAATTAGATATCATTTCAATAAAGTAAAAGAGATTAGTGTCACTGGGGTGGGAATTAATAGTAATTTAGTTGAGGCGAAATCACGTTGTAACTATAATTTTGATTATTGTTTATATATTGGAAATATAAAGACACATAAAGGAATAGATACGCTTCTAGAAAGTTATAAACTATTTAAAGTGAAATATAAGCTTATAATCGTAGGGGAAAAGAATAATTTCTTAAATAAAAATGCAGATATAACTAATATAATTTTGAATAATCCAGAAATAATTTTTACAGGGCGTATTTCTGATGATGAGCTCCAAGGGATTCTTTGCAATGCAAAAATATTGATACAGCCATCTAGATATGAGGGCTTTGGTATCCCACCTCTTGAAGCTTTATCTGTGGGGGTACCTGTTATTGTATCCAATATTTCCGTATTCAAGGAAGTATATTCGGGATTACCGGTGACTTTTTTTGAAGTTGACAATCCGTTAGATTTGGCAGATAAGGTTCTAGGACAAAATACAAAACGTATTGCAGAATATGTAAAAGAGTATATTTCGAAAAAATACTCTTATGATTGTATTAGCAATACTATAGCAAGAAAATTAGAACAGATAGGGACTAAATATTGAATATATTACATATATCTACTTTTTATCTACCACATCCTGGTGGCATTGAGCAAGTTGCGTATGATTACATTACAATGCTAAAAAACAAAAATGTACAACAGAAAGTAATTTGTTTTAATAATTCTACAAAAAATAAAGTGGATATATTTGAAGGTGTTGAAGTGCATAGGATTGGCGTACAATTTAAAATATTTTCGCAGTCCATTGCAATGAATTACTTACATAGTTTAAAATGTCTTATGGACGATTTTCGTCCGCAAGTTATTCTAATTCATTTGCCAAATCCTCTCATAACAATATTTCTACTATATGTTCTACGTAAAAAGATGTATAGAAACATAAGATTAGTTTTGTTATGGCACTCAGATATTGTAAGAATAAGGCAAAAAATAATAATGCCGTTATACATGTTTTTCCAAAACATGATTCTAAAAAAAGCCTCAGTAATAATAACAACAAGTTACTATTATTTACTG
It includes:
- a CDS encoding glycosyltransferase family 4 protein; amino-acid sequence: MKIAIDCRMLSKGGIGTYLSGILDSLIDLRHFYLLIGDKKMLNKYEAENVKIISCNIPIFTISETLRYPYRQLKDCDVFFSPNYNIPMFINIPLVTTIHDVIYLDLMFESNGFFGYWLRRFFLSLAIKKSKHIFTVSKFSESRIRYHFNKVKEISVTGVGINSNLVEAKSRCNYNFDYCLYIGNIKTHKGIDTLLESYKLFKVKYKLIIVGEKNNFLNKNADITNIILNNPEIIFTGRISDDELQGILCNAKILIQPSRYEGFGIPPLEALSVGVPVIVSNISVFKEVYSGLPVTFFEVDNPLDLADKVLGQNTKRIAEYVKEYISKKYSYDCISNTIARKLEQIGTKY